From a region of the Hemibagrus wyckioides isolate EC202008001 linkage group LG14, SWU_Hwy_1.0, whole genome shotgun sequence genome:
- the ano5a gene encoding anoctamin-5 isoform X1, with the protein MSRGAGKSTQDTLIEMSETASQAGEDNNGFFPNSERVSLKPADAKVDKQHQSKDSVYFRDGVRRIDFVLSYVDEKDGERKQERRKQYEANLQKAGLELELEDKTESEDGKTYFLKIHVPWEVLATYADVLKIKVPFKVNDIPDNREIPASWLFTPFRLPGSVMHPEPDYFTAPFDKSKIDFFLIENKETFFPTSTRNRIVYYILSRCPYNKEDKLNKDKRGIKRLLNNGTYTSAFPVHDCRYWTRSRDPNCENERYSLYQYWARFPRFYKEQPLNLIRRYYGEKIGIYFAWLGFYTEMLFYAALVGLICFIYGLATYDEVVWTREICDDQIGGQIIMCPLCDKKCGYWKLNSTCNSTWQSHLFDNTATVFFAIFMGIWVTLFLEFWKRRQARLEYEWDLVDFEEEQQRLQLRPEYETKCTSRRLNRVTQEMEPYLPVTSKCARSCLSGATVLFWISLIIASIIGVIAYRLAVFAALASVMKDSPTNKLEVVGSLITPQLATSVTASCINFIIIMILNFLYERVAIWITDMEVPKTHLEYENKLTVKMFLFQFVNYYSSCFYVAFFKGKFVGYPGNYAYMFNRLSGLRNEECDPGGCLIELTTQLVIVMAGKQVWGNIQEALVPWLQNWWSSRSARSHPESLYSRWEQDYDLQNFSQFGLFYEYLEMVIQFGFITLFVASFPLAPLLALINNILEVRVDAWKLTTQFRRPVASKAHSIGAWEEILNLIAVFSVVTNAFIVAFTSDMIPRLVYLYTHHSGTELTMQGYINNSLSIFNISQIPPHNRPDDGENPAWFNSSLITTCRYRDYRHPPGHEYEYSHTMQFWHILAAKMAFIIIMEHVVFVVKFFVAWLIPDVPSDVKARIKRERYLVQEYLHNYEVEKLKVQLAQNGNGGQCICPEITASMKHEVLSECLT; encoded by the exons GTGGATAAACAACATCAGAGTAAAGACTCGGTGTACTTCCGAGATGGGGTCCGGAGGATAGATTTTGTTCTCTCTTATGTCGatgagaaagatggagaaagaaaacag GAAAGAAGGAAACAGTATGAAGCTAACCTGCAGAAGGCGGGGCTAGAGCTGGAGCTTGAGGATAAAACG GAATCTGAAGATGGGAAGACTTATTTCCTAAAGATCCATGTCCCATGGGAGGTGTTGGCCACCTACGCTGATgttctaaaaataaaagtgcCTTTCAAAGTCAATGACATCCCTGATAACCGTGAGATTCCTGCCTCCTGGCTCTTCACACCCTTCCGCCTGCCTGGTTCAGTCATGCACCCCGAGCCAGACTACTTCACCGCCCCCTTCGACAAGAGCAAGATTGATTTCTTCCTCattgaaaataaagaaacctTCTTCCCAACCTCCACACGCAACAGGATA GTGTATTACATCCTCTCCCGTTGCCCTTACAATAAAGAAGACAAACTCAACAAGGACAAGAGAGGCATCAAGCGGCTGCTTAACAACGGAACCTACACGTCAGCCTTCCCTGTGCATGAT TGCAGATACTGGACAAGGTCTCGAGACCCTAACTGTGAGAATGAGAGGTATAGCCTCTACCAATACTGGGCTCGGTTCCCCCGCTTCTACAAGGAGCAACCACTCAATCTTATCCG GAGATACTATGGGGAGAAGATTGGGATCTATTTTGCTTGGTTGGGCTTCTACACTGAAATGCTGTTCTATGCTGCTCTGGTTGGACTTATCTGCTTCATCTATGGACTGGCTACCTATGATGAAGTTGTCTGGac TAGAGAAATCTGCGATGACCAAATTGGTGGACAGATAATCATGTGCCCTCTCTGTGATAAGAAATGTGGCTATTGGAAACTTAACAGTACCTGCAACTCCACCTGG CAATCACATCTCTTTGACAATACAGCAACGGTGTTCTTCGCTATATTTATGGGTATCTGGG TGACTCTGTTCCTGGAGTTTTGGAAGCGGAGACAAGCCAGGCTGGAGTATGAGTGGGACCTGGTGGACTTTGAGGAGGAACAGCAGCGGCTCCAGCTTAGGCCTGAGTATGAGACCAAATGCACCAGTCGGCGTCTTAACCGTGTCACACAG GAGATGGAACCTTACTTACCCGTAACAAGCAAATGTGCTCGCTCCTGCCTGTCCGGGGCCACCGTCTTGTTCTGG ATCTCTCTAATCATAGCGAGTATAATCGGGGTGATAGCGTATCGGCTGGCTGTGTTCGCTGCTCTGGCTAGCGTAATGAAAGACAGCCCTACCAATAAACTGGAAGTGGTGGGCTCACTTATCACCCCACAGCTGGCCACATCTGTCACAGCCTCTTGCATCAACTTCATAATTATCATGATACTGAACTTCCTGTATGAGCGCGTGGCCATATGGATTACAGACATGG AAGTCCCTAAAACACATCTTGAATATGAAAACAAACTGACCGTCAAGATGTTCCTCTTCCAGTTTGTGAACTACTATTCCTCCTGCTTCTACGTGGCCTTCTTTAAAGGAAAGTTTGTGGGATACCCTGGAAATTATGCATATATGTTCAATAGGTTGAGCGGGCTGAGGAATGAAGAG TGTGACCCTGGTGGTTGTTTGATTGAGCTGACGACTCAGCTTGTGATTGTGATGGCTGGTAAACAAGTGTGGGGAAACATCCAGGAGGCTTTAGTTCC ctGGCTGCAGAACTGGTGGAGCAGCAGGAGTGCTCGCAGTCACCCGGAGAGTCTGTACAGCCGCTGGGAGCAGGATTATGATCTGCAGAACTTTAGTCAATTTGGTCTTTTCTATGAGTACCTGGAAATGG tgatCCAGTTTGGTTTTATCACATTGTTTGTGGCCTCCTTTCCATTGGCTCCTCTCTTGGCTCTGATAAATAATATTCTCGAGGTGCGAGTGGACGCATGGAAGTTAACCACTCAGTTCCGCAGACCTGTAGCATCTAAAGCCCACAGCATCGGTGCCTGGGAAGAGATCCTGAACCTGATCGCTGTCTTCTCTGTAGTAACCAAT GCATTCATTGTGGCATTTACCTCTGATATGATTCCTCGGCTGGTGTATCTGTACACGCATCACTCAGGCACTGAACTGACTATGCAGGGCTACATCAACAATAGCCTGtccatcttcaacatctcgcagATCCCACCTCATAACAGACCTGATGATGGTGAGAATCCTGCCTGGTTCAACAGCTCTCTGATCACCACCTGCAG GTACCGAGATTACCGCCACCCCCCGGGCCATGAGTACGAGTACTCCCACACCATGCAGTTCTGGCATATCCTGGCAGCCAAAATggcttttattataattatggaG catgttgtgtttgtggtgaAGTTCTTTGTGGCATGGCTGATTCCCGATGTGCCGTCTGACGTGAAGGCTCGTATAAAGAGGGAACGCTACCTGGTGCAGGAGTACCTGCACAACTACGAGGTGGAAAAGCTCAAAGTGCAGCTGGCTCAGAATGGAAATGGAGGACAGTGCATCTGCCCTGAAATAACGGCATCTATGAAACATGAGGTGCTTTCTGAATGCTTAACCTAG
- the ano5a gene encoding anoctamin-5 isoform X3, whose protein sequence is MSRGAGKSTQDTLIEMSETASQAGEDNNGFFPNSERVSLKPADAKVDKQHQSKDSVYFRDGVRRIDFVLSYVDEKDGERKQERRKQYEANLQKAGLELELEDKTESEDGKTYFLKIHVPWEVLATYADVLKIKVPFKVNDIPDNREIPASWLFTPFRLPGSVMHPEPDYFTAPFDKSKIDFFLIENKETFFPTSTRNRIVYYILSRCPYNKEDKLNKDKRGIKRLLNNGTYTSAFPVHDCRYWTRSRDPNCENERYSLYQYWARFPRFYKEQPLNLIRRYYGEKIGIYFAWLGFYTEMLFYAALVGLICFIYGLATYDEVVWTREICDDQIGGQIIMCPLCDKKCGYWKLNSTCNSTWQSHLFDNTATVFFAIFMGIWVTLFLEFWKRRQARLEYEWDLVDFEEEQQRLQLRPEYETKCTSRRLNRVTQELEWVLDQTVGDFLGKIVLCWATVVLWISLIIASIIGVIAYRLAVFAALASVMKDSPTNKLEVVGSLITPQLATSVTASCINFIIIMILNFLYERVAIWITDMEVPKTHLEYENKLTVKMFLFQFVNYYSSCFYVAFFKGKFVGYPGNYAYMFNRLSGLRNEECDPGGCLIELTTQLVIVMAGKQVWGNIQEALVPWLQNWWSSRSARSHPESLYSRWEQDYDLQNFSQFGLFYEYLEMVIQFGFITLFVASFPLAPLLALINNILEVRVDAWKLTTQFRRPVASKAHSIGAWEEILNLIAVFSVVTNAFIVAFTSDMIPRLVYLYTHHSGTELTMQGYINNSLSIFNISQIPPHNRPDDGENPAWFNSSLITTCRYRDYRHPPGHEYEYSHTMQFWHILAAKMAFIIIMEHVVFVVKFFVAWLIPDVPSDVKARIKRERYLVQEYLHNYEVEKLKVQLAQNGNGGQCICPEITASMKHEVLSECLT, encoded by the exons GTGGATAAACAACATCAGAGTAAAGACTCGGTGTACTTCCGAGATGGGGTCCGGAGGATAGATTTTGTTCTCTCTTATGTCGatgagaaagatggagaaagaaaacag GAAAGAAGGAAACAGTATGAAGCTAACCTGCAGAAGGCGGGGCTAGAGCTGGAGCTTGAGGATAAAACG GAATCTGAAGATGGGAAGACTTATTTCCTAAAGATCCATGTCCCATGGGAGGTGTTGGCCACCTACGCTGATgttctaaaaataaaagtgcCTTTCAAAGTCAATGACATCCCTGATAACCGTGAGATTCCTGCCTCCTGGCTCTTCACACCCTTCCGCCTGCCTGGTTCAGTCATGCACCCCGAGCCAGACTACTTCACCGCCCCCTTCGACAAGAGCAAGATTGATTTCTTCCTCattgaaaataaagaaacctTCTTCCCAACCTCCACACGCAACAGGATA GTGTATTACATCCTCTCCCGTTGCCCTTACAATAAAGAAGACAAACTCAACAAGGACAAGAGAGGCATCAAGCGGCTGCTTAACAACGGAACCTACACGTCAGCCTTCCCTGTGCATGAT TGCAGATACTGGACAAGGTCTCGAGACCCTAACTGTGAGAATGAGAGGTATAGCCTCTACCAATACTGGGCTCGGTTCCCCCGCTTCTACAAGGAGCAACCACTCAATCTTATCCG GAGATACTATGGGGAGAAGATTGGGATCTATTTTGCTTGGTTGGGCTTCTACACTGAAATGCTGTTCTATGCTGCTCTGGTTGGACTTATCTGCTTCATCTATGGACTGGCTACCTATGATGAAGTTGTCTGGac TAGAGAAATCTGCGATGACCAAATTGGTGGACAGATAATCATGTGCCCTCTCTGTGATAAGAAATGTGGCTATTGGAAACTTAACAGTACCTGCAACTCCACCTGG CAATCACATCTCTTTGACAATACAGCAACGGTGTTCTTCGCTATATTTATGGGTATCTGGG TGACTCTGTTCCTGGAGTTTTGGAAGCGGAGACAAGCCAGGCTGGAGTATGAGTGGGACCTGGTGGACTTTGAGGAGGAACAGCAGCGGCTCCAGCTTAGGCCTGAGTATGAGACCAAATGCACCAGTCGGCGTCTTAACCGTGTCACACAG GAGTTGGAGTGGGTTCTAGATCAAACAGTTGGTGATTTTTTAGGCAAGATCGTCCTGTGCTGGGCCACTGTAGTCCTGTGG ATCTCTCTAATCATAGCGAGTATAATCGGGGTGATAGCGTATCGGCTGGCTGTGTTCGCTGCTCTGGCTAGCGTAATGAAAGACAGCCCTACCAATAAACTGGAAGTGGTGGGCTCACTTATCACCCCACAGCTGGCCACATCTGTCACAGCCTCTTGCATCAACTTCATAATTATCATGATACTGAACTTCCTGTATGAGCGCGTGGCCATATGGATTACAGACATGG AAGTCCCTAAAACACATCTTGAATATGAAAACAAACTGACCGTCAAGATGTTCCTCTTCCAGTTTGTGAACTACTATTCCTCCTGCTTCTACGTGGCCTTCTTTAAAGGAAAGTTTGTGGGATACCCTGGAAATTATGCATATATGTTCAATAGGTTGAGCGGGCTGAGGAATGAAGAG TGTGACCCTGGTGGTTGTTTGATTGAGCTGACGACTCAGCTTGTGATTGTGATGGCTGGTAAACAAGTGTGGGGAAACATCCAGGAGGCTTTAGTTCC ctGGCTGCAGAACTGGTGGAGCAGCAGGAGTGCTCGCAGTCACCCGGAGAGTCTGTACAGCCGCTGGGAGCAGGATTATGATCTGCAGAACTTTAGTCAATTTGGTCTTTTCTATGAGTACCTGGAAATGG tgatCCAGTTTGGTTTTATCACATTGTTTGTGGCCTCCTTTCCATTGGCTCCTCTCTTGGCTCTGATAAATAATATTCTCGAGGTGCGAGTGGACGCATGGAAGTTAACCACTCAGTTCCGCAGACCTGTAGCATCTAAAGCCCACAGCATCGGTGCCTGGGAAGAGATCCTGAACCTGATCGCTGTCTTCTCTGTAGTAACCAAT GCATTCATTGTGGCATTTACCTCTGATATGATTCCTCGGCTGGTGTATCTGTACACGCATCACTCAGGCACTGAACTGACTATGCAGGGCTACATCAACAATAGCCTGtccatcttcaacatctcgcagATCCCACCTCATAACAGACCTGATGATGGTGAGAATCCTGCCTGGTTCAACAGCTCTCTGATCACCACCTGCAG GTACCGAGATTACCGCCACCCCCCGGGCCATGAGTACGAGTACTCCCACACCATGCAGTTCTGGCATATCCTGGCAGCCAAAATggcttttattataattatggaG catgttgtgtttgtggtgaAGTTCTTTGTGGCATGGCTGATTCCCGATGTGCCGTCTGACGTGAAGGCTCGTATAAAGAGGGAACGCTACCTGGTGCAGGAGTACCTGCACAACTACGAGGTGGAAAAGCTCAAAGTGCAGCTGGCTCAGAATGGAAATGGAGGACAGTGCATCTGCCCTGAAATAACGGCATCTATGAAACATGAGGTGCTTTCTGAATGCTTAACCTAG
- the ano5a gene encoding anoctamin-5 isoform X2 — MQRLEEENVMEEVDKQHQSKDSVYFRDGVRRIDFVLSYVDEKDGERKQERRKQYEANLQKAGLELELEDKTESEDGKTYFLKIHVPWEVLATYADVLKIKVPFKVNDIPDNREIPASWLFTPFRLPGSVMHPEPDYFTAPFDKSKIDFFLIENKETFFPTSTRNRIVYYILSRCPYNKEDKLNKDKRGIKRLLNNGTYTSAFPVHDCRYWTRSRDPNCENERYSLYQYWARFPRFYKEQPLNLIRRYYGEKIGIYFAWLGFYTEMLFYAALVGLICFIYGLATYDEVVWTREICDDQIGGQIIMCPLCDKKCGYWKLNSTCNSTWQSHLFDNTATVFFAIFMGIWVTLFLEFWKRRQARLEYEWDLVDFEEEQQRLQLRPEYETKCTSRRLNRVTQEMEPYLPVTSKCARSCLSGATVLFWISLIIASIIGVIAYRLAVFAALASVMKDSPTNKLEVVGSLITPQLATSVTASCINFIIIMILNFLYERVAIWITDMEVPKTHLEYENKLTVKMFLFQFVNYYSSCFYVAFFKGKFVGYPGNYAYMFNRLSGLRNEECDPGGCLIELTTQLVIVMAGKQVWGNIQEALVPWLQNWWSSRSARSHPESLYSRWEQDYDLQNFSQFGLFYEYLEMVIQFGFITLFVASFPLAPLLALINNILEVRVDAWKLTTQFRRPVASKAHSIGAWEEILNLIAVFSVVTNAFIVAFTSDMIPRLVYLYTHHSGTELTMQGYINNSLSIFNISQIPPHNRPDDGENPAWFNSSLITTCRYRDYRHPPGHEYEYSHTMQFWHILAAKMAFIIIMEHVVFVVKFFVAWLIPDVPSDVKARIKRERYLVQEYLHNYEVEKLKVQLAQNGNGGQCICPEITASMKHEVLSECLT; from the exons ATGCAGCGTCTTGAGGAGGAGAACGTCATGGAGGAG GTGGATAAACAACATCAGAGTAAAGACTCGGTGTACTTCCGAGATGGGGTCCGGAGGATAGATTTTGTTCTCTCTTATGTCGatgagaaagatggagaaagaaaacag GAAAGAAGGAAACAGTATGAAGCTAACCTGCAGAAGGCGGGGCTAGAGCTGGAGCTTGAGGATAAAACG GAATCTGAAGATGGGAAGACTTATTTCCTAAAGATCCATGTCCCATGGGAGGTGTTGGCCACCTACGCTGATgttctaaaaataaaagtgcCTTTCAAAGTCAATGACATCCCTGATAACCGTGAGATTCCTGCCTCCTGGCTCTTCACACCCTTCCGCCTGCCTGGTTCAGTCATGCACCCCGAGCCAGACTACTTCACCGCCCCCTTCGACAAGAGCAAGATTGATTTCTTCCTCattgaaaataaagaaacctTCTTCCCAACCTCCACACGCAACAGGATA GTGTATTACATCCTCTCCCGTTGCCCTTACAATAAAGAAGACAAACTCAACAAGGACAAGAGAGGCATCAAGCGGCTGCTTAACAACGGAACCTACACGTCAGCCTTCCCTGTGCATGAT TGCAGATACTGGACAAGGTCTCGAGACCCTAACTGTGAGAATGAGAGGTATAGCCTCTACCAATACTGGGCTCGGTTCCCCCGCTTCTACAAGGAGCAACCACTCAATCTTATCCG GAGATACTATGGGGAGAAGATTGGGATCTATTTTGCTTGGTTGGGCTTCTACACTGAAATGCTGTTCTATGCTGCTCTGGTTGGACTTATCTGCTTCATCTATGGACTGGCTACCTATGATGAAGTTGTCTGGac TAGAGAAATCTGCGATGACCAAATTGGTGGACAGATAATCATGTGCCCTCTCTGTGATAAGAAATGTGGCTATTGGAAACTTAACAGTACCTGCAACTCCACCTGG CAATCACATCTCTTTGACAATACAGCAACGGTGTTCTTCGCTATATTTATGGGTATCTGGG TGACTCTGTTCCTGGAGTTTTGGAAGCGGAGACAAGCCAGGCTGGAGTATGAGTGGGACCTGGTGGACTTTGAGGAGGAACAGCAGCGGCTCCAGCTTAGGCCTGAGTATGAGACCAAATGCACCAGTCGGCGTCTTAACCGTGTCACACAG GAGATGGAACCTTACTTACCCGTAACAAGCAAATGTGCTCGCTCCTGCCTGTCCGGGGCCACCGTCTTGTTCTGG ATCTCTCTAATCATAGCGAGTATAATCGGGGTGATAGCGTATCGGCTGGCTGTGTTCGCTGCTCTGGCTAGCGTAATGAAAGACAGCCCTACCAATAAACTGGAAGTGGTGGGCTCACTTATCACCCCACAGCTGGCCACATCTGTCACAGCCTCTTGCATCAACTTCATAATTATCATGATACTGAACTTCCTGTATGAGCGCGTGGCCATATGGATTACAGACATGG AAGTCCCTAAAACACATCTTGAATATGAAAACAAACTGACCGTCAAGATGTTCCTCTTCCAGTTTGTGAACTACTATTCCTCCTGCTTCTACGTGGCCTTCTTTAAAGGAAAGTTTGTGGGATACCCTGGAAATTATGCATATATGTTCAATAGGTTGAGCGGGCTGAGGAATGAAGAG TGTGACCCTGGTGGTTGTTTGATTGAGCTGACGACTCAGCTTGTGATTGTGATGGCTGGTAAACAAGTGTGGGGAAACATCCAGGAGGCTTTAGTTCC ctGGCTGCAGAACTGGTGGAGCAGCAGGAGTGCTCGCAGTCACCCGGAGAGTCTGTACAGCCGCTGGGAGCAGGATTATGATCTGCAGAACTTTAGTCAATTTGGTCTTTTCTATGAGTACCTGGAAATGG tgatCCAGTTTGGTTTTATCACATTGTTTGTGGCCTCCTTTCCATTGGCTCCTCTCTTGGCTCTGATAAATAATATTCTCGAGGTGCGAGTGGACGCATGGAAGTTAACCACTCAGTTCCGCAGACCTGTAGCATCTAAAGCCCACAGCATCGGTGCCTGGGAAGAGATCCTGAACCTGATCGCTGTCTTCTCTGTAGTAACCAAT GCATTCATTGTGGCATTTACCTCTGATATGATTCCTCGGCTGGTGTATCTGTACACGCATCACTCAGGCACTGAACTGACTATGCAGGGCTACATCAACAATAGCCTGtccatcttcaacatctcgcagATCCCACCTCATAACAGACCTGATGATGGTGAGAATCCTGCCTGGTTCAACAGCTCTCTGATCACCACCTGCAG GTACCGAGATTACCGCCACCCCCCGGGCCATGAGTACGAGTACTCCCACACCATGCAGTTCTGGCATATCCTGGCAGCCAAAATggcttttattataattatggaG catgttgtgtttgtggtgaAGTTCTTTGTGGCATGGCTGATTCCCGATGTGCCGTCTGACGTGAAGGCTCGTATAAAGAGGGAACGCTACCTGGTGCAGGAGTACCTGCACAACTACGAGGTGGAAAAGCTCAAAGTGCAGCTGGCTCAGAATGGAAATGGAGGACAGTGCATCTGCCCTGAAATAACGGCATCTATGAAACATGAGGTGCTTTCTGAATGCTTAACCTAG